GGAAACTTCACTAACCAGTTTTGCAAGAACATCAGGTTATCCTTGGCTATAAAGAGAAAGACAACCAGTTTCAGAAAACCAAGGCAACTTTTGAAGGAACTTGTCTGTCATGTTAGTAAAGAAAAACAGCACTATTCACAGTAAAGTAAAAACAGCAGATAGTGAAATGACATTATGTTAAGGAAAACTTTGGGCACTAGGGACATGGCAGAATCTTACAAAAGGTAAAGATAACAAGAAAAGCAAAAGGGAGATAGTGAGGTATGTAccaaaaatgagaaagaaagaaagaaagaaaatggttGCATCTAGTGGTGCTTGGCCATTCTAAATTCTAATGAATAACAGTGAGAAATATTAAAGGTTCAAAAGATCCActattgaaataaaatagaaggatgaatgtTAAAGACTTGCCAGTAATCTTGTCATTCACTCCCATATAAGATGAAGTATCAGCTGAGTAAGAGAACCCCACTCCAATTGGAGATTCCAAGTACAGCATATTTGCCTCTGCAACTCACATATACACAATGCTGATGAACACTTCAAAGTGATGCTAAAGGTGAAACAACTCCATTAATGGAAAAGAATACACATGTATAGACATAGGTTGGTGTTTGAAGGCACCTACCTCTGTTCCAGCTAAATTGGTTCCTAACCAAGCCCTCTCCTTTAGGCCTCAATGGTCCATTCTCTGCAAATGCACCAACCCCCAGAGAAGAACAACCAGGCCCTTCAAAAGAACATGGCAGAAAGTTTCAAACCATCATCAGTGCTTCATGTTTTGAAATCCTTTTACAATTGAATCTAAAGCCAGAATAAATTCTGAGTTTAATGtaatgtgagtagcttctgggttttaaaattgatttgtgAGAAAAAATGAAGCTTATCCAAACATATCATTAGTTCTTAGTTTAAGTGTGAAATGAGtgagaaagaaacaagaaacaaAGGACCACCTCCATTGAGCCATAGAACAAGGGGCTTGGAAGCTGCATCCTTCTCAGCTTCAGCAAAGTAGAAGAAAAGTGCTCTTTGGTTTTTCTCATCAACTGTCACATAACCTGAAAACTGATTGAACTCAACTTGGGGTTGACCTGGTAAGAGAGTGATCCTATCAGGGTGAGAGGAGGATGACGGGTGTGCAAATCCAAAGCAACATAGCTGAAGGACTGCTACACACATAGCAATGGAACTCCAAAGCAGAGAAGACATAGCTGAACTTTCAGTTGGGGAACACAAAAAGCTTAGCAGCTACTTGTTTGTTCACTGAAATGGGGTGCCTTGTATTATATAAATGTAGGAAAGTTAGCTTTTTTGTGAAATGTTATTGTTTTGGAGTTTTGTCTCTTCCCAAGTGAGTGTAGACTGTGAAGTGAGGACTGAGGAGTGAGCCATTGCAACTGTACAAGTGCACGTGTTTGATGTTTCAGTCATTTTTgtttagtattttcttttcactctttgtttttttttttaccatttttAAGTCACCATTCTTGTCCTTCATCAAAATGCTTATTCCAACAATACAATGAAAAGAGTATTTTAGTTACTTTCGATTTCCGTTTAACTCAACCTGTATAACACTTTGTTAGTAAGTGACATGTAGTGTGTGCTTAGATACACTTTCATTCCACaaataaaaacacattttttaaaatgaatacaagagttttttttttttttttttgaaagtaatgaATACAAGAGTTGAATTGGATAAAATGATTTTCACATTCAAATCAACTCAATCATCTCCCACATGGGGGAATTGGACAGGACACAATATACATTCACGCAGCATCAGATTTGAGAGGAGAGCACTAGGGAGGGTGAAGGAGGATAATGAATATTGCGTGCAAGATCAATGCAAAGTGAGGTCAGGTGATATCAGCTGTGTGCTGCAGCAGCTTGCGTGACGTTTGCTTTTGTTTGACCTGTCTCTCCAATAAACAGAACAACATTGGCTACCAAGTGACCAATTTTCTACATCAGATATGTTTGTTTGTTAGGCCAATTGAGGTCAGCCCCAATGGAGACATACAtacaaagagaagaaaaaatacGTGACAATCCAACACTTTCCGTCCAAAATCATGGCTTGGAAATTGGAAATATGATGTGGAACAACATTGATTATTCCCGCACTAATAATAGTGATTAAAGATATCATCACCGTTGATAgtcatgagactaatctctcAAAGTTCTGTTCCTCCCCATAGATACTACCtaaaaatcgaaccctaaactaaggctatgtttggcatgtttagctgataagctagctgaaaggtgaaaagctagctgaaagcttataagctagctgatagctaaAAGTTGATAAGCTAGatgaaagctgatagctgaaagctgaaaagctacgtgattgaaacaaaagtgtttggtaaaactagttgttaaacaagctgaaattgtaaaaggacataaaaagacatacttgtataattatttttatatttaacattactttattttcacattaatacctatatgatattaatattaaaattattatcactttaaatatttttattagctcacgttatttatcatcttaaaaatataatattaatttttacttatttttattaatataatatttttaatacttatGGTGCGCAGCAGTGTGGCGGGagctgcatacgtaagtgtgatgagaaaatatgtttagtgtttttataaatatataaagggtaatggtggaattttaataaaataataaggataaaaatgagaataaatttaataagctataagctttaagctataagctacctgagatagcttatagcttaaagcttaaaactactgaaataagctcattcaccaaacacttttgaagagcttttaagctagtcaaataagctttaagctagtcaaataagctataagctagctgaaatgacatgccaaacatagcctaaatgTTTAAAAAGCACACCTATCTACATTGTGTTACACTTTGTTGATAGACAACtgatttttataaattattatgcAACTTGAAATCGTGAAACAAAACTGTCAAGCATCATACATCCACTGGTGTTTAGAGCACATATTTCCACGGGGCTACAGTTttgccccaaacccaactcatGGAATCCAAGGAATAAAGGATGTATAAGGGACATTAGTTATGATAAGAAAAATGTCTCTAACACACTCATTTTAAAGGCACATTGGAAtgcatatttttttattgactttctttttaaaaaataatcaaatattTCTCTCAGTTCTTAAAAATTGAGTTAATTTTCAGAATATAAATCAATTACAATAAATTTGTTGTGGTGTGTctataaatagtttttttttttgaaaatgtgtCTATAAATAGTTGATCATCATTAAtgaaagaaatttaatatagaTATTATTTTGACTGTACTTTTTTTTCGATGGTTTTCAAAATCGTTTGTAACTTACTCGTAGACTTTTCCGATGATAACTTATTGATGATTCGGTAATTTGatggtaaataatttttttataaaattagttACTATAAAATTACCGATAGTTTTATCGACTGTCAAAACCGCTGGTTATTTCCAAAATTAAAATCGTCGCCAaacgataaaaaaaaaaattagttactaacaacttttaaaaattgaaatttccaACAATCGATAACTTGGCGGGCTGTTGAAAAGTATGTAGGCTATCGACTATGTTGACAGTCGGTAACCTATAAATATGTTGAAGTCATTAGTAGCTTATAAATAGGTTCCTCCTCGTGAAGTGCTTCTTTGTCGCGGATAACAATATCAGGTAAAACTTTcatgaatttgatatttttatttgcaACAAAAGAATTTTGTCTGCATACCAAATAAACTACTGACAACCTAGACCATCAGTAATTGGTAACAGAAATAACATTGGTAAGTTACTGACAAAATAAACAATCGGTAAATTATCATCGAAAAAGTCCATGAGTAAGTTACAAACGATTTTGTAAACCATCGGAAAAAAATACCGTCAAAATAATATCTACAATTTTTTTCCGTCATTTAACCGTCAGTAATTAAGCATTGTGAAggttttttctaaaaaaatcatTGGTAATCAAAGTGGTTACAGGAGGAAGCAATAAgaagaattttaattttcaaaaaaaaaaagaagaattttAAAAATGCTTATTATAGTTGGGAAATGTGACAAGAATAGAGTTGAAGGGGGCAGCAAGAATGTGACAAGAATTTTAAAAATGCTTATTGAAGGGGGCAGCAAGTCACAACTTCGAGTCTTAGATGTTGTCCCTTGGGTCCTATATATACTTATTTATTACTTTTATTTCCTTTGTATCTTTTCATTTTACTTTAACAAGCCATTACAAAGATTATACTTCCATCAACATAAATGATCTTGAgcttaatggatatgcactaagtgtaaaacagttttacagTGATAACCAATCAGTCAATCACAGTATGTCATGTATGTCGAATAATAACTTTCaccttaaattttaatttaagtaAGAATATATTTACTTAAAATTGAATTTAAGTAAGAATATATTTACTGATGTGACAGAATTCAATTCATTAAAAATTTGAGTTCCACTTCCAATTTGATGAGACTCACATGAATTTCAAACAATAGAAAATGTTAAAAAGAGAATATTAAAATAAGTGtgactaattttattttatttttggtcaatAGTGTGACTAATTTAATAACACTCATTACATAGCAAGGCAACCCTTACATCACTCTGGAAAGTTCTTAATCCTTAATGCCTGGTTCTGGTTGGTCTTTTATTTTTCTGCTGTTGGCCTTGGCCCATCAATTTAGTACTTGAAAATCTTGTTCACAACAAGACCAAGATTTTAGAGCAAATTTAAATCAAACATTTGTACAATGATCCATTATCATCTTCAGAAAAACGAAGttttttaagttctttttcccCAAGAAGTCCCGCTCCAATGGCCCACAAGTCATCTATTTAAAAGGACCCTCCCTGCAGTGCGCCCCTCCTTGAATTATTCGGTCATGCAATACTTATTGAATAGAAAGAACCAAATTCATTTCGACCCCGTCGTAGTTCTAAATCATTTCGTGGCACCGGGCGTGGCTGAACCATCTACGATGAGGGGAGTGAATGCGCAGGGAAGAAGCTTAGATAATAGAATACGTTCTCGCATCGCTTTTTTTGTAGAAAGCTCGACCAGCGAGAAAAAGTGTTTGGCCGAAGCCAAAAAGAGGTTGACCCACTTCATTCGCTTGGCGAATGATCTTCGCTTCGCGGGAACAACAAAAACCACCATCTCGCTCTTTCCTTTCTTCGGTGCTACCTTTTTCTTTCCAAGGGATAGAGTTGGGATTTATAATCACCTTTTTTTTGAGGATGCCCGGGAACCACTCCTAGGTCAATTAAGGATCAAATGTTGGAACCTCATGGGTAAGGATAAGGTAATGGAATTGATAGAGAAATTCATAGACCTAGGTAGGATAGGAGAATGGATAAAGGGAATAGAGATGATGATAGAGATCATACTAAGAAACAGAAGAATTCCGTACGGGTACAACTCTTATTTGAACGAAGTGAAAAAAATGCGATCTTTGTTGTATAAAGGAACAAACACTAATACCTTAATTGAGTCGGTCAAGATCAAATCTGTTTATCAAAGTGCTTCTCCGATTGCTCAAGACATCATTTCAGCGCATTAGTAATTATGGCTTCTGAAATGAGTATGATTATACCCTGGATCGATTAATAATCATGTCTTCGGAAGGAATATTCAGGTGACACTAAACACAAATTCATAAGCAACTGAATTGAACACAATTTGTGCATTCATTATGGTTGAAATAACATAACATTATTATAGCACAGGCTGTGTAGGGCCATATGAGCAATTGGGAAAAAATGTCATTGGATAATGCTGGGGAAGAATGAGGTCAAAATCACTTTTAGATGGGTTTTGGTGTCTTTAtgtttctctttttcttcttaatgCATGTTTATAAATCCTTATACAATTGATTATGAACACAAAATCAATTCCCAAGATAAAATAAGCTTTTATGAGTAGTTTGTAGTTTGTGGTGTTAGAAAAATGCTTTACTAATCAATTGATCTAGACATGCTTTAATCTTTCCCCATGCTCATCTTTCTATTCTATCAAACGAAAAGCAGGCTTTTCTGTTGTCCATTCATTCATattaatatactttttttttaataagccatTCACATTAATATACTAATATTGATTGATTCATTCAAGATCGCATGCATGCTCCTTCATTGACACTCTCCTACATCTGTTTCCATCCTGGTTTTCCATCCTCCTTATATCTATTGTAATTCGTGCCCAATGAACTCGCATGAATCCTGCTAACACCAAAATATAACCCATGAAAAACGTAGTAGTATTTTTATGAGGAATGGGTATGGAAGCAAATCGCTAAATAAATGTCGTTTTAATTGTAAAAATTAGCTTTGGTCGGGCCAAACCTAATGCTAAGCCAATACAAAGCTTTAAAATTCATATTTGTATCAAACTTGATGGTAGCATCACTCATATCAACACTAATTCGCGTCAACACATATGCTACAAGGTCAACTTAGTACACGGTGAAATTACCGATCATGATAGTGTTTGCTTGACCAACATTAATTTTAAATGGATTCGTCCACACTACATGGTAATCATTAATGTTACTAAAAACTCGAAGATTTGTCACTATGAGTATCTTATGACGAATTTTGCGATCGTCACTAATCATCATATGTAGTTGAAATAAACTCACTTGTTAAGTGAGTTGTGTTAAAATAATTTGGACTAGTGTGAGTGTGAGTGTGAGTGTGAGTGTGACGGAGTTTTCCTACAATTCAATTCATGTAATCCAAAGTTAACTGGGTCGTCGGGTCGCTCACATTTCAAAACGGATCGATTCATTGAttcattggtttttaatttttaaaaccgTGAATCGAACCAATCTACAT
This is a stretch of genomic DNA from Lotus japonicus ecotype B-129 chromosome 1, LjGifu_v1.2. It encodes these proteins:
- the LOC130717167 gene encoding LOW QUALITY PROTEIN: ribosomal protein S3, mitochondrial-like (The sequence of the model RefSeq protein was modified relative to this genomic sequence to represent the inferred CDS: inserted 1 base in 1 codon): MPGSGWSFIFLLKTKFFKFFFPKKSRSNGPXSHLFKRTLPAVRPSLNYSVMQYLLNRKNQIHFDPVVVLNHFVAPGVAEPSTMRGVNAQGRSLDNRIRSRIAFFVESSTSEKKCLAEAKKRLTHFIRLANDLRFAGTTKTTISLFPFFGATFFFPRDRVGIYNHLFFEDAREPLLGQLRIKCWNLMGKDKVMELIEKFIDLGRIGEWIKGIEMMIEIILRNRRIPYGYNSYLNEVKKMRSLLYKGTNTNTLIESVKIKSVYQSASPIAQDIISAH